The Candidatus Hydrogenedentota bacterium genome contains a region encoding:
- a CDS encoding carbonic anhydrase, with the protein MKRILTSVLALSLLPGAWAAEHASGEVAAVKPAPTEILKGLEEGNARFAEGKATGSHRDPERIALAAASDQANFAVATVLSCADSRVPVELLFDAGIMDLFVVRVAGNVADVDEVGTIEYGLAHVRTPVLIVLGHSGCGAVKAVNQAAHGEGHALEKNIPPLVDNIGPAVERAIAAHPDAKESEIVSFEVEENVWQAIHDVFLHSAAVREMAAANTVQVVGAIYDLATGKVQWLDAKKPLEILAQVNEDPAREMDVLAAGTAEHEKK; encoded by the coding sequence ATGAAACGAATCCTGACGAGTGTGCTCGCATTGAGTCTGTTGCCCGGCGCCTGGGCGGCGGAACACGCTTCGGGCGAAGTGGCCGCTGTAAAGCCCGCACCCACCGAAATCCTCAAGGGGCTCGAAGAAGGAAACGCCCGCTTCGCCGAGGGCAAAGCGACCGGTTCCCATCGCGATCCGGAGCGCATCGCCCTGGCCGCAGCATCGGACCAGGCGAACTTCGCCGTGGCCACCGTCCTGTCCTGCGCCGATTCCCGGGTGCCGGTGGAGTTGCTCTTCGACGCGGGCATCATGGATCTCTTCGTGGTGCGCGTGGCGGGCAACGTGGCGGACGTGGATGAAGTCGGCACCATCGAATACGGTCTGGCCCACGTGCGCACCCCCGTGCTGATCGTGCTCGGACACTCGGGTTGTGGCGCGGTGAAGGCGGTCAATCAGGCCGCCCACGGCGAAGGACACGCCCTGGAAAAGAATATCCCGCCGCTGGTGGACAATATCGGCCCCGCCGTTGAGCGCGCGATAGCGGCCCACCCCGACGCGAAGGAGAGCGAGATCGTCTCTTTTGAAGTGGAGGAAAACGTCTGGCAGGCCATCCATGATGTCTTCCTCCACAGCGCCGCCGTGCGGGAAATGGCGGCGGCCAACACCGTTCAGGTGGTGGGCGCGATCTACGACCTCGCGACCGGCAAGGTCCAATGGCTCGACGCAAAGAAGCCGCTGGAAATCCTGGCCCAGGTCAATGAAGACCCGGCACGGGAAATGGACGTCCTGGCGGCCGGAACGGCGGAACACGAAAAGAAATGA
- a CDS encoding DUF1963 domain-containing protein → MIFLAFILLITCGALGFIYWQIQKTTALTTPSEVLAYHAEERKYFAEIHSPTVSELAEALRANGFDDVASAAENASRPCFRLVPAAEEDVSPRSRLGGAPDLPDIALWPVWEGVPLAFLGQIDLAELAELNPDTPLPKEGLLSFFYDADQRTWGFRPEDRESWRVLYFPQPFEPAAINEWPAGLPEQGCYPLASMFIESGESLPDDLIDDYLDGKSPREAAMLEDIMDQYQQCYEGAAHQVLGYPYTIQGDMRLECQLVSNGLYCGDETGYKDPRAKDLEPGAADWRLLFQLDSDDRAGMMWGDMGTLYFWIKDQDLAAKRFDQVWMVLQCA, encoded by the coding sequence ATGATTTTCCTGGCCTTTATCCTGCTCATCACCTGCGGCGCCCTGGGCTTCATTTACTGGCAGATCCAGAAGACTACGGCGCTCACCACACCCTCCGAAGTACTCGCCTACCACGCGGAAGAGCGCAAGTATTTCGCGGAGATTCACTCGCCGACGGTCTCGGAACTGGCGGAGGCGCTCCGTGCCAATGGCTTTGATGACGTGGCCAGCGCGGCCGAGAACGCGTCCAGGCCCTGCTTCAGGCTGGTTCCCGCCGCGGAAGAAGATGTAAGCCCACGCAGCCGCCTGGGCGGCGCGCCCGACCTGCCCGACATCGCCCTCTGGCCCGTCTGGGAGGGCGTACCCCTCGCCTTTCTGGGGCAGATTGATCTGGCGGAACTCGCCGAACTGAACCCCGACACGCCCCTGCCGAAGGAAGGACTCCTGTCCTTCTTCTACGACGCCGACCAGCGCACCTGGGGCTTCAGGCCCGAAGATCGCGAAAGCTGGCGGGTGCTCTATTTCCCCCAGCCCTTTGAACCGGCAGCCATCAACGAATGGCCCGCCGGCCTGCCCGAGCAGGGCTGCTACCCCCTGGCTTCCATGTTCATCGAAAGCGGCGAGTCCCTGCCCGATGACCTGATCGACGATTACCTCGACGGAAAGAGCCCGCGCGAAGCGGCCATGCTTGAAGACATCATGGATCAATACCAGCAGTGTTACGAGGGCGCGGCCCACCAGGTCCTCGGCTACCCTTATACCATTCAGGGCGACATGCGCCTCGAATGCCAGCTCGTCAGCAACGGCCTTTACTGTGGCGACGAAACGGGCTATAAAGATCCCCGCGCAAAAGATCTGGAGCCCGGCGCCGCCGACTGGCGCCTGCTCTTCCAGCTCGACTCCGACGATCGCGCCGGCATGATGTGGGGCGATATGGGCA